A stretch of DNA from Microlunatus capsulatus:
TGCTGCGGATCCGCCAGGTGCCCGTCGGCAACCTGCTGCCCGCGCTCGTGGTCGCGCCGCTGCTGGTCGCGGCCGTGGCGGCGTTCCGGTGAACGACGGGTCCGACGACGCCGCCGGTCCGGAGGTGGACGAGCGCGCCGCCCGCCGCTCGGTGCTGCGCGCGGCGGTCGGCATCGGCCTCTACGCCGCCGCCTTCGGGGCCTCGTTCGGCGCCGTGGCCACCGGCTCGGGGCTGAGTGCGGCCCAGGCGGTGGTGCTGAGCCTGGTGATGTTCTCGGGCGCCTCGCAGTTCGCCTTCACCGGCGTGGCCGCCGCCGGCGGGTCGGCGCTGACCGCCGTCGCCGCGGCGCTGCTGCTGGGCCTGCGCAACGCCTTCTACGGCGTCACCCTCACCTCGGTGCTGGCTCCGCGCGGCGCGTCCCGGTTCTGGACCGCGCACTTCGTCATCGACGAGACGACGGCCATGGCCGTCGGCCAGCGCGGCGTCCGGCTGCAGCGCTACGCGTTCTGGTCGACGGGGCTCATCCTCTGCGCGCTGTGGCAGCTGGGCACGCTCGCCGGCGCGCTGGCCGGCGGGATCGTCGACCCCGCCGACTTCGGCCTCGACGCCGCCGGTCCCGCCGTCTTCCTGGCCCTGCTCTGGCCGGGCCTCACGAGCCGCGAGGCCCGCTGGGTCGCGGTGGTCGGGGCGGCGCTCGCGCTGGCCCTGGTCCCCGTGGCGCCGCAGGGCGTGCCGGTCCTCGCCGCCGCCGGGGTCGCCGTGGCCGCGGGCCTGCGGCCGGGCGCGACCCGCACCGGGCCGGCGTCGTGACCGGGCTGTGGGTGGCCCTCGTCGTGGCGGCGGTCGGCAGCTACCTGACCAAGCTGGCCGGGCTGTCCCTCCCCGAGTCGGTGCTGGCCCACCCGCGCGTCCAGCGCGTCGCCGCCTTCCTGCCCGTCGCCATGCTGGCGGCGCTCGTCGCGGTGCAGCTGGCCGACGGCGGCGGGCGGTACGCGGTGGACTGGCGGGTGCTCGCCGGGGTGGCCGCGGCCGTCGTCGCCCTGCTCATGCGGCGCGGGTTCCTCGTCGTCTTCCTCACCGCCATCGCGGTCACGGCCCTGCTCCGCCTGCTCACCTGAGCGGACCACGGGAGGACGACGGGCCGGGGAGCGGCCACCGTCCCCCGCCGTTAGCGCTCGCGCCGGCGGGGTACGTCCTCGGGTGACGAGCAGCACCGAGGGAGGAGACGCCGATGCGGGCGATGGTCTACCGAGGGCCCTACACGGTCCGGGTGGAGGAGAAGGACGAGCCGAGGATCGAGCACCCCGGCGACGCGATCGTGAAGGTGACGCTGGCCGCCATCTGCGGCTCGGACCTGCACCTGTACCACGGGCTGATGCCCGACACCCGGGTCGGGCACACCTTCGGCCACGAGTTCATCGGGGTGGTGCACGAGGTCGGCCCCGACGTGGCGAACCTGCAGGTGGGTGACCGGGTCATGGTGCCGTTCAACATCTACTGCGGCTCCTGCTTCTTCTGCGCCCGCGGCCTGTACTCCAACTGCCACAACGTCAACCCGAACGCCACCGCGGTGGGCGGCATCTACGGCTACTCCCACACCACCGGCGGCTACGACGGCGGCCAGGCCGAGTACGTCCGGGTGCCGTTCGCCGACGTCGGACCGGCGAAGATCCCCGACTGGATGTCGGACGAGGACGCCGTGCTCTGCACCGACGCCCTGGCCACCGGCTACTTCGGGGCCCAGCTGGCCGACATCGAGCAGGGTGACGTCGTCGCCGTCTTCGGCGCGGGCCCCGTC
This window harbors:
- a CDS encoding AzlD domain-containing protein, which produces MTGLWVALVVAAVGSYLTKLAGLSLPESVLAHPRVQRVAAFLPVAMLAALVAVQLADGGGRYAVDWRVLAGVAAAVVALLMRRGFLVVFLTAIAVTALLRLLT
- a CDS encoding AzlC family ABC transporter permease gives rise to the protein MNDGSDDAAGPEVDERAARRSVLRAAVGIGLYAAAFGASFGAVATGSGLSAAQAVVLSLVMFSGASQFAFTGVAAAGGSALTAVAAALLLGLRNAFYGVTLTSVLAPRGASRFWTAHFVIDETTAMAVGQRGVRLQRYAFWSTGLILCALWQLGTLAGALAGGIVDPADFGLDAAGPAVFLALLWPGLTSREARWVAVVGAALALALVPVAPQGVPVLAAAGVAVAAGLRPGATRTGPAS